The genomic interval TGGATTTAAATATGGCTACTGACTCATGTACAGTGTTTTTACCCACTGCCTTCTATTTCAAGATAGTCTTGATGATTCCTCCTGCCTTCCATCCCGACTTGCTGGATTTTGAGGCCTTTTATTCCAAATCAGGCATTTCTGAAAATAAAACCAACAGTTAAAAATAATGTAAAGTAAACAAATGCCCCTATGGTCAAAAAAATATACTTCTCATGGCACATTCTGCATCATTACATTTTCAGGGTTAAGAGATGTCGGGGTATAACATTTAATTCGAAAGCTCAGTATCTGGTCAGAAAACATCTTGCTTACTTTCATCGTCACTATCTGCAGACTCGTCCTAAACAGGAATAGAAAAAGAGCATGCAATCAAGCGGAATATGACCATTGCAATTAAGGTTTTGCAAGTGCATATTGTGTCCCACACATTCTGAAGAGACACTGATCATTCATTAGCAAACCCATACACAAGAGGGACACGACTAGAGTGAGACATGTTTTTGTATTAAGCCAAGTGATACTGAGGGAAAGAAGGAACTCCACAGAAAAGCTcttacatcatcaacatcatctaGATCAGGTAAGCAGTCTTCCCCTCCCATGTTGTTCATCATCTGCAATCAGAATCACACAGAACAGCCGGAGACAAATATCATCATGTTGGCATATATTACTTGTACAATCTTTGCCCAACCTTTCATACAGCATTCAAGTGCAAGTTCAGTTTGCCCTAGGGCCCTTACTTTAGCCATCGCTTCTTGTGTGTTGAATGCCATATCCCCGTCTCCCCCCTCTGGGAAATTATCGAAGTTGCCTAGTTCCTCGTCTGAGTCGCCCTCCCAGTCCTTCCAGTTGTTAAAGTCGACGCTGAGCCAAGTTAACTGTTGAGGAATATCTTACATGACAAAAAGGCATTGCAGATGCTCGTTTGGAGGATGTCATCTTCCAGGCTCCTTACATGCATTTAGAGTTCAGTGTTCCAAAATCAATTATGCACCAAACACAGAAAATGTGCATTTAAATGatctatatagatatatagataacTAATTTAACTACATAcgaaagtatgtagacaccccttcaaatgacatttgacatttccacttcacaaaaaTAGCAGTTcaagttgactggggcagctctagcagggaagacATTTGAACAACTGACTTCCTGGAAAGGTGGCATTccatgacggtgccatgttgaaagtcactgagctcttcagcactggccattctactgccaatgtttgtctacggaGATCGGATGGCGGTGTACTCAATTGTATACATCcgccagcaacgggtgtggctgaaatagctaaatcagctaatttgaaagggtgtcaAGATACTTTTGTCCATTTAGTGTATATATTATGGGAAAAATATTATACACCATCACTAACCTTAGCCTTCTCTTTCGTTAGCCTAGGCCAGGCTTTCCCAGGTTCAGCTTTTCTTAAACAGCACAACACTGACCGATCTGTGCGTTTGTGTATGGATTCCTGTGTGTACAATAGATACATGAACACTTTCATGCTGCAAAACTAAGTCCCCTTAGTTATATCTTGTCAGATGTAATCTGCATCTTGTCCTGAAGACAATGCAATGAAGTTACTCACATTTTGATCAATGCCTTCGAAAAGGTCTACTTCGTTCTCATGTTTGACTTGATCAGTTCCTCCAAGACAACTGGTAAAGGGAGGGGTGAAAGGAAATTAAGCATAAATGTGACTAAAACTGAATTAGAAGAATTATCAAATGCCTAGAGCAGTTAGCCAAACGTCTCCTTTAAACCTCCACTGACAGAAGTTATTACTCACCTGAAAACAAACTTTGCTTCCTCGAAACTGATCTTGACATCCTTGCTGTCCGCTACGCAGAACTCGATGTAGACGGAGTCCCGCCTGTCATACCACTTAGCAGTCGCCGGATGCCTGGGAACACAGGTGAAGAAACTCAATGAATGACATCTGCAATGCTGTCCCCACAGTTAAGGTTAGCCGCTTAcccaatcaaaagccctggattaacaGGTTGGTGCTAAACTAGAGGATAGGGCTACTGCAGACAACCGAGTCTACGGCTGAGAACAGGAACAAGTTCAAGAAGTCTCGCTATGACCTCCACAGTCATTAAACGAGCTAAAGGACAATATAGGAATAGGTGGAATTATATTACACAGGCTCCACCACTCGCCACATGTGGCAGGGGCTACATCCATTGCGAATGACAAAAGACCCAGCGGTGATCTACCCAGATCTCTCTACCAGACAAACTCAATGGATTTTATGAACGCTTTGACCATGACATCCGAGTGCAAGGGCCGTCACTGACCCAGAAGATTGGGTGATCTCGCTCTCAGAGGCCGACATACGTAAAGTCTTTTAATCAGATCAATACCACAAGGCCCGATGGTATTCCTGAGCACATTCTCTGAGCATGCGCATAATAGTTGGCGGGTATAATCCCACTTTTTAAGATGACAACTATCATTCTTGTTCCCAAGAACTTTAAGGCAACATGTCACAATGACTACCACTCTGTAGCACTCATCTGTAATCATAAGGttctttgagaggctagttatggcacacatcaactccaCCATCACCGAAAcactagactcactccaatttgcataccgccccaacagatccatagatgacaaCTTCAactgcactccacacttccctcacccacctagataagaggaataccaATGTGAGAATGtagttcattgactacagctcagcattcaacaccattgtcccctccAAGCTTAGAACCCTGGGATTGATCATCTCCCTCtacaactgaatcctggacttcctggtggAGCggctccaggtggtgagggtaggcaacatcaccaCCACATTAACCCTCAACACGAGGGCACCACAGGGGTGTGCGTTTAGTAATCTACTGTACTCCCTGTGGGGCCCCACACAACTCCAACGGCATCATGTGTGTTAACCGCACGACGGTGGTAGAGTTGATTACCGGCGACGATGAGATGTGGCAATGTGGGGCCGGAACAACAACCTCTTCCCTCTACGGCAGTATgactaaggagctgatcgtggactacaggaaaggggAGAGCACGCACCCATctacatcgacagggctgcagtggagcggaTCAAGAGATTCAAGTTCATTTGTATCCAAATCACGAAAAACTCAATGgtccacacacatgcacagtcgTGAAGGTGTGACAGCACCTCTTCCCCACCAGGAGGTTGAAACGGTTTGGCATGAACCCTCAGTTgtacagctgtaccattgagagcatcttaaatg from Oncorhynchus keta strain PuntledgeMale-10-30-2019 chromosome 27, Oket_V2, whole genome shotgun sequence carries:
- the LOC118359663 gene encoding prostaglandin E synthase 3-like, with product MHPATAKWYDRRDSVYIEFCVADSKDVKISFEEAKFVFSCLGGTDQVKHENEVDLFEGIDQNESIHKRTDRSVLCCLRKAEPGKAWPRLTKEKAKLTWLSVDFNNWKDWEGDSDEELGNFDNFPEGGDGDMAFNTQEAMAKMMNNMGGEDCLPDLDDVDDDESADSDDEKMPDLE